One segment of Neisseria mucosa DNA contains the following:
- the rpsG gene encoding 30S ribosomal protein S7 yields the protein MPRRREVPKRDVLPDPKFGSVELTKFMNVLMIDGKKSVAERIVYGALEQIEKKTGKVAIEVFNEAIANAKPIVEVKSRRVGGANYQVPVEVRPSRRLALAMRWVRDAARKRGEKSMDLRLAGELIDAAEGRGGALKKREEVHRMAEANKAFSHFRF from the coding sequence ATGCCAAGACGTAGAGAAGTCCCTAAGCGCGACGTACTGCCAGATCCAAAATTCGGCAGCGTTGAGCTGACTAAATTCATGAACGTATTGATGATTGACGGTAAAAAATCTGTTGCAGAGCGTATCGTTTACGGTGCGCTGGAGCAAATTGAGAAAAAAACCGGCAAAGTAGCAATCGAAGTATTTAACGAAGCCATTGCAAATGCCAAACCTATCGTGGAAGTGAAAAGCCGCCGTGTAGGTGGTGCAAACTACCAAGTTCCTGTTGAAGTTCGTCCTTCACGTCGTCTGGCCTTGGCAATGCGCTGGGTTCGCGATGCGGCCCGTAAACGTGGTGAGAAATCTATGGACCTGCGTTTGGCGGGTGAATTGATTGATGCGGCTGAAGGTCGTGGTGGTGCGTTGAAAAAACGTGAGGAAGTACACCGCATGGCTGAAGCAAACAAAGCATTCTCTCACTTCCGTTTCTAA
- the rpoC gene encoding DNA-directed RNA polymerase subunit beta': MNLLNLFNPLQTAGMEEEFDAIKIGIASPETIRSWSYGEVKKPETINYRTFKPERDGLFCAKIFGPVKDYECLCGKYKRLKFKGVTCEKCGVEVTLSKVRRERMGHIELAAPVAHIWFLKSLPSRLGMVLDMTLRDIERVLYFEAFVVTDPGMTPLQRRQLLTEDDYYNKLDEYGDDFDAKMGAEGIRELLRTLDIAGEIEILRQELESTGSDTKIKKIAKRLKVLEAFHRSGMKLEWMIMDVLPVLPPDLRPLVPLDGGRFATSDLNDLYRRVINRNNRLKRLLELHAPDIIVRNEKRMLQEAVDSLLDNGRRGKAMTGANKRPLKSLADMIKGKGGRFRQNLLGKRVDYSGRSVITVGPYLRLHQCGLPKKMALELFKPFIFHKLEKQGLASTVKAAKKLVEQEVPEVWDILEEVIREHPIMLNRAPTLHRLGIQAFEPILIEGKAIQLHPLVCAAFNADFDGDQMAVHVPLSLEAQMEARTLMLASNNVLSPANGEPIIVPSQDIVLGLYYMTRDRINAKGEGSLFADVKEVHRAYHTKQVELGTKITVRLREWVKNEAGEFEPVVNRYETTVGRALLSEILPKGLPFEYINKALKKKEISKLINASFRLCGLRETVIFADHLMYTGFGFAAKGGISIAVDDMEIPKEKAALLAEANAEVKEIEDQYRQGLVTNGERYNKVVDIWGRAGDKIAKAMMDNLSKQKVIDRDGNEVDQESFNSIYMMADSGARGSAAQIKQLSGMRGLMAKPDGSIIETPITSNFREGLTVLQYFIATHGARKGLADTALKTANSGYLTRRLVDVTQDLVVVEDDCGTSDGFVMKAVVQGGDVIEALRDRILGRVTASDVVDPSTGETLVEAGTLLTEKLVDMIDQSGVDEVKVRTPITCKTRHGLCAHCYGRDLARGKLVNAGEAVGVIAAQSIGEPGTQLTMRTFHIGGAASRAAAASQVEAKSNGTARFSSQMRYVANNKGELVVIGRSCEVVIHDEIGRERERHKVPYGAILLVQDGEAIKAGQTLATWDPHTRPMITEHAGLVKFENVEEGVTVAKQTDDVTGLSTLVVIDGKRRSSGASKLLRPTVKLLDENGLEICIPGTTTPVSMAFPVGAVITVREGQEVGKGDVLARIPQASSKTRDITGGLPRVAELFEARVPKDAGMLAEITGTVSFGKETKGKQRLIITDVDGVAYETLISKEKQILVHDGQVVNRGETIVDGAVDPHDILRLQGIEALARYIVQEVQEVYRLQGVKISDKHIEVIIRQMLRRVNIVDAGDTEFITGEQVERSDVMLANEKAIAEGKELARYENVLLGITKASLSTDSFISAASFQETTRVLTEAAIMGKQDELRGLKENVIVGRLIPAGTGLTYHRSRHQQWQQADQETSEIEASDE, translated from the coding sequence ATGAATTTGTTGAACTTATTTAATCCGTTGCAAACCGCCGGCATGGAAGAAGAGTTTGATGCCATCAAAATCGGTATTGCCTCTCCCGAAACCATCCGCTCATGGTCTTATGGCGAAGTTAAAAAACCTGAAACCATCAACTACCGTACGTTCAAACCTGAGCGCGACGGTTTGTTCTGCGCCAAAATCTTTGGCCCGGTTAAAGACTATGAATGTTTGTGCGGTAAGTACAAACGCTTGAAATTTAAAGGCGTAACCTGTGAAAAATGTGGCGTGGAAGTTACCCTGTCCAAAGTGCGCCGCGAACGCATGGGCCATATCGAATTGGCTGCGCCTGTTGCCCACATCTGGTTCTTGAAATCCCTGCCTTCCCGCCTGGGTATGGTATTGGACATGACGTTGCGTGATATCGAACGCGTATTGTACTTTGAAGCATTCGTGGTAACCGACCCCGGCATGACTCCGTTGCAACGCCGTCAATTGCTGACTGAAGACGATTACTACAATAAGCTGGATGAATACGGCGACGACTTTGATGCCAAAATGGGTGCGGAAGGTATCCGCGAATTGCTGCGCACCTTGGATATTGCCGGCGAGATCGAGATCCTGCGTCAAGAGCTGGAATCTACCGGTTCTGACACCAAAATTAAAAAAATTGCCAAACGCTTGAAAGTGTTGGAAGCCTTCCATCGTTCCGGTATGAAACTGGAATGGATGATTATGGATGTGCTGCCGGTATTGCCGCCTGACTTGCGTCCTTTGGTTCCATTGGATGGCGGTCGTTTTGCCACTTCCGATTTGAACGATTTGTACCGTCGCGTTATCAACCGTAACAACCGTCTGAAACGTCTGTTGGAACTGCATGCGCCTGACATCATCGTCCGCAACGAAAAACGTATGTTGCAAGAAGCAGTTGACTCTCTGTTGGATAACGGCCGCCGCGGTAAAGCTATGACCGGTGCCAACAAACGTCCGCTGAAATCGTTGGCCGACATGATTAAAGGTAAAGGCGGTCGTTTCCGTCAAAACCTGCTGGGTAAACGTGTGGACTACTCCGGTCGTTCCGTGATTACCGTAGGCCCATACCTGCGTCTGCACCAATGCGGTCTGCCGAAGAAAATGGCTTTGGAACTGTTCAAACCGTTCATTTTCCATAAACTGGAAAAACAAGGTTTGGCCTCTACCGTTAAAGCAGCGAAAAAATTGGTAGAACAAGAAGTACCGGAAGTATGGGACATCTTGGAAGAAGTGATCCGCGAACATCCGATTATGCTGAACCGTGCGCCGACCCTGCACCGTTTGGGTATTCAAGCGTTCGAACCTATCCTGATTGAAGGTAAAGCGATTCAGTTGCATCCGTTGGTATGTGCCGCATTTAACGCTGACTTTGACGGTGACCAAATGGCCGTGCACGTTCCATTGAGCTTGGAAGCACAAATGGAAGCGCGCACTTTGATGCTGGCTTCAAACAACGTATTGTCTCCAGCCAACGGCGAACCAATCATTGTACCTTCCCAAGACATCGTATTGGGTCTGTACTACATGACCCGCGACCGTATCAATGCCAAAGGCGAAGGCAGCCTGTTTGCCGATGTGAAAGAAGTACATCGTGCATACCATACCAAACAGGTTGAGTTGGGTACGAAAATTACCGTACGTCTGCGCGAATGGGTGAAAAACGAAGCAGGTGAGTTTGAACCTGTTGTTAACCGTTACGAAACAACAGTCGGCCGCGCATTGCTGAGCGAAATCCTGCCTAAAGGCCTGCCGTTTGAATACATCAACAAAGCGCTGAAGAAAAAAGAAATTTCTAAACTGATTAACGCATCGTTCCGTCTGTGCGGCCTGCGTGAAACAGTTATTTTCGCCGACCACTTGATGTATACCGGTTTCGGTTTTGCGGCTAAAGGCGGTATTTCCATTGCCGTTGACGATATGGAAATTCCGAAAGAGAAAGCAGCCTTGCTGGCTGAGGCTAATGCCGAAGTTAAAGAAATTGAAGACCAATACCGTCAAGGTTTGGTGACCAACGGCGAACGCTACAACAAAGTAGTCGATATTTGGGGTCGTGCCGGCGATAAAATCGCTAAAGCGATGATGGACAACTTGTCTAAACAAAAAGTCATCGACCGTGACGGCAACGAAGTTGATCAAGAGTCCTTCAACTCTATTTACATGATGGCCGACTCTGGTGCCCGTGGTTCTGCGGCTCAGATTAAACAGTTGTCCGGTATGCGTGGTTTGATGGCCAAACCTGACGGCTCCATTATTGAAACGCCGATTACCTCTAACTTCCGCGAAGGTTTGACCGTATTGCAATACTTTATTGCGACCCACGGTGCGCGTAAGGGTTTGGCGGATACCGCGTTGAAAACGGCAAACTCTGGTTACCTGACCCGTCGTTTGGTAGACGTAACTCAAGACTTGGTCGTTGTTGAAGACGATTGCGGTACTTCAGACGGCTTTGTCATGAAAGCAGTAGTACAAGGCGGTGATGTAATTGAAGCTTTGCGCGATCGTATTTTAGGTCGTGTTACAGCATCGGATGTTGTTGATCCTTCGACTGGAGAGACTTTGGTTGAAGCCGGTACATTGTTGACCGAGAAACTGGTAGATATGATCGACCAATCTGGTGTTGACGAGGTTAAAGTCCGTACGCCAATTACTTGTAAAACCCGCCATGGCTTGTGTGCACACTGTTACGGTCGCGACTTGGCACGCGGTAAACTGGTTAACGCTGGTGAGGCTGTAGGTGTCATTGCTGCACAATCTATTGGTGAACCAGGTACTCAGCTGACCATGCGTACGTTCCACATTGGTGGTGCGGCATCCCGTGCGGCTGCTGCCAGCCAAGTGGAAGCCAAATCCAACGGTACAGCTCGTTTCAGCAGTCAAATGCGTTACGTTGCCAACAACAAAGGCGAATTGGTTGTCATCGGCCGCTCTTGTGAAGTTGTGATTCACGATGAAATCGGCCGTGAGCGTGAACGCCACAAAGTACCTTACGGTGCAATCCTGTTGGTACAAGACGGCGAAGCCATTAAAGCCGGTCAAACTTTGGCAACTTGGGATCCGCATACCCGTCCGATGATTACCGAACATGCAGGTTTGGTGAAATTCGAAAACGTAGAAGAGGGCGTAACCGTTGCCAAACAGACCGACGATGTAACCGGTTTGTCCACTTTGGTGGTCATCGACGGCAAACGTCGCTCCTCCGGTGCTTCTAAACTGTTGCGTCCGACTGTCAAACTGTTGGATGAAAACGGTTTGGAAATCTGTATCCCAGGCACGACTACGCCGGTTTCTATGGCGTTCCCGGTCGGTGCGGTGATTACTGTCCGTGAAGGTCAGGAAGTCGGTAAGGGTGATGTGCTGGCGCGTATTCCTCAAGCGTCTTCTAAAACCCGCGATATTACTGGTGGTCTACCGCGCGTTGCTGAGTTGTTTGAAGCACGCGTACCGAAAGATGCCGGCATGTTGGCTGAAATTACCGGTACCGTTTCCTTCGGTAAAGAAACCAAAGGCAAACAGCGTTTGATTATTACCGATGTAGACGGTGTAGCATACGAAACGCTGATTTCTAAAGAGAAACAGATTTTGGTACACGACGGTCAAGTGGTAAACCGCGGTGAAACCATTGTGGACGGTGCCGTAGATCCGCACGACATTCTGCGTCTGCAAGGTATCGAAGCATTGGCTCGCTACATTGTTCAAGAGGTACAAGAGGTTTACCGCCTGCAAGGTGTGAAGATTTCCGATAAACACATCGAAGTCATCATTCGTCAAATGCTGCGCCGTGTGAACATTGTGGATGCTGGTGATACAGAGTTTATTACTGGTGAACAAGTCGAGCGTAGCGATGTGATGCTTGCCAATGAGAAAGCCATCGCTGAAGGCAAAGAGCTGGCACGTTATGAAAATGTGTTGTTGGGTATTACCAAAGCTTCCTTGTCTACCGACAGCTTCATTTCTGCAGCATCGTTCCAAGAAACAACCCGCGTCTTGACCGAGGCCGCTATCATGGGCAAACAAGACGAGCTGCGAGGTTTGAAAGAGAACGTGATTGTCGGTCGATTGATTCCTGCTGGTACAGGTTTGACTTACCACCGCAGCCGTCATCAACAATGGCAGCAAGCCGATCAAGAAACTTCTGAAATCGAAGCTTCAGACGAATAA
- the fusA gene encoding elongation factor G, with product MARKTPISLYRNIGISAHIDAGKTTTTERILFYTGLTHKLGEVHDGAATTDYMEQEQERGITITSAAVTSYWSGMAKQFPEHRFNIIDTPGHVDFTVEVERSMRVLDGAVMVYCAVGGVQPQSETVWRQANKYQVPRLAFVNKMDRQGANFFRVVEQMKTRLRANPVPIVIPVGAEDSFSGVVDLLKMKSIIWNEADKGTTFTYGDIPAELVETAEEWRQNMIEAAAEASEELMDKYLGGDELTEEEIVGALRQRTLAGEIQPMLCGSAFKNKGVQRMLDAVVELLPAPTDIPPVQGVNPNTEEADSRQASDEEKFSALAFKMLNDKYVGQLTFIRVYSGVVKSGDTVLNSVKGTRERIGRLVQMTAADRTEIEEVRAGDIAAAIGLKDVTTGETLCAESAPIILERMEFPEPVIHIAVEPKTKADQEKMGIALNRLAKEDPSFRVRTDEESGQTIISGMGELHLEIIVDRMKREFGVEANIGAPQVAYRETIRKEVEAEYKHAKQSGGKGQYGHVVIKMEPMEPGGAGYEFIDEIKGGVIPREFIPSVDKGIRDTLPNGIVAGYPVVDVRVRLIFGSSHDVDSSQLAFELAASQAFKEGMRKANPALLEPIMAVEVETPEEYMGDVMGDLNRRRGVVLGMDDDGIGGKKVRAEVPLAEMFGYSTDLRSATQGRATYSMEFKKYSEAPAHIAAAVTEARKG from the coding sequence ATGGCTCGTAAGACCCCTATCAGCCTGTATCGCAATATCGGTATTTCTGCCCATATTGACGCGGGTAAAACAACCACAACAGAACGTATTTTGTTCTATACAGGTTTGACTCACAAATTGGGCGAAGTGCATGACGGCGCGGCTACTACCGACTACATGGAACAAGAGCAAGAGCGTGGTATTACCATTACTTCTGCTGCTGTGACTTCTTATTGGTCCGGTATGGCGAAACAGTTCCCTGAGCACCGTTTCAACATCATCGACACCCCGGGACACGTTGACTTCACCGTAGAGGTAGAGCGTTCTATGCGTGTATTGGACGGCGCAGTAATGGTTTACTGTGCAGTAGGCGGTGTTCAACCTCAATCTGAAACCGTATGGCGTCAAGCTAACAAATACCAAGTACCTCGCTTGGCATTTGTAAACAAAATGGACCGTCAAGGTGCCAACTTCTTCCGCGTTGTTGAGCAAATGAAAACCCGTTTGCGCGCAAACCCTGTACCTATCGTGATTCCGGTTGGTGCGGAAGACAGCTTCAGCGGTGTTGTTGACCTGTTGAAAATGAAATCCATTATTTGGAATGAAGCCGATAAAGGTACAACCTTTACCTATGGCGATATTCCTGCTGAATTGGTTGAGACTGCCGAAGAATGGCGTCAAAACATGATTGAAGCCGCAGCAGAAGCCAGCGAAGAATTGATGGATAAATACTTGGGCGGTGATGAGCTGACTGAAGAAGAAATCGTAGGCGCATTGCGTCAACGTACTTTGGCCGGCGAAATTCAACCAATGTTGTGTGGTTCAGCATTTAAAAACAAAGGTGTTCAACGTATGTTGGACGCAGTTGTAGAATTGCTGCCTGCTCCTACCGACATTCCTCCAGTTCAAGGTGTTAACCCTAACACTGAAGAAGCTGACAGCCGCCAAGCAAGCGATGAAGAGAAATTCTCTGCATTGGCGTTTAAAATGTTGAACGATAAATACGTTGGTCAGCTGACTTTCATCCGCGTTTACTCTGGCGTGGTGAAATCCGGTGATACTGTATTGAACTCTGTAAAAGGTACTCGCGAACGTATCGGTCGCTTGGTACAAATGACTGCTGCAGACCGTACTGAAATTGAAGAAGTACGCGCTGGCGACATCGCAGCCGCTATCGGTCTGAAAGACGTTACCACTGGTGAAACCTTGTGTGCAGAAAGCGCACCGATCATCTTGGAACGCATGGAATTCCCTGAGCCGGTAATTCATATTGCCGTTGAGCCGAAAACCAAAGCCGACCAAGAGAAAATGGGTATTGCCCTGAACCGTCTGGCAAAAGAAGACCCTTCTTTCCGTGTTCGTACAGACGAAGAATCCGGTCAAACCATTATTTCCGGTATGGGTGAGCTGCACTTGGAAATTATTGTTGACCGTATGAAACGCGAATTCGGCGTGGAAGCAAACATCGGTGCGCCTCAAGTGGCTTACCGTGAAACCATCCGCAAAGAAGTTGAAGCCGAATACAAACACGCCAAACAATCTGGTGGTAAAGGTCAATACGGTCACGTTGTGATCAAAATGGAACCTATGGAGCCAGGTGGTGCAGGCTACGAATTTATCGACGAAATTAAAGGTGGTGTGATTCCTCGCGAATTCATTCCGTCTGTCGATAAAGGTATCCGCGATACCCTGCCTAACGGTATCGTTGCAGGTTACCCAGTAGTTGACGTACGCGTACGTTTGATCTTCGGTTCTTCACACGACGTCGACTCCTCTCAACTGGCCTTCGAATTGGCTGCTTCCCAAGCCTTCAAAGAAGGTATGCGTAAAGCCAATCCTGCTCTGCTTGAGCCAATCATGGCAGTTGAAGTGGAAACCCCTGAAGAATACATGGGTGACGTAATGGGCGACTTGAACCGTCGTCGCGGCGTCGTATTGGGTATGGATGATGACGGTATCGGCGGTAAAAAAGTCCGTGCCGAAGTACCTTTGGCAGAAATGTTCGGTTATTCTACCGACCTGCGTTCTGCAACCCAAGGCCGCGCTACTTACTCTATGGAGTTCAAGAAATATTCTGAAGCTCCTGCCCACATAGCTGCTGCTGTAACTGAAGCCCGTAAAGGCTAA
- the rpsL gene encoding 30S ribosomal protein S12, translating to MPTINQLVRKGRQKPVYVNKVPALEACPQKRGVCTRVYTTTPKKPNSALRKVCKVRLTNGFEVISYIGGEGHNLQEHSVVLIRGGRVKDLPGVRYHTVRGSLDTAGVKDRKQARSKYGAKRPK from the coding sequence ATGCCAACTATTAACCAATTGGTACGCAAAGGCCGTCAAAAGCCCGTGTACGTAAACAAAGTGCCTGCACTGGAAGCTTGCCCGCAAAAACGCGGCGTATGCACCCGTGTATACACAACTACCCCTAAAAAACCTAACTCTGCATTGCGTAAAGTATGTAAAGTTCGCCTGACCAACGGTTTTGAAGTCATTTCATACATCGGTGGTGAAGGCCACAACCTGCAAGAGCACAGCGTCGTATTGATCCGCGGCGGTCGTGTAAAAGACTTGCCAGGTGTACGTTACCACACTGTACGCGGTTCTTTGGATACTGCAGGTGTTAAAGACCGTAAACAAGCCCGTTCTAAATACGGTGCTAAGCGTCCTAAATAA